One genomic segment of Ignavibacteriales bacterium includes these proteins:
- a CDS encoding redoxin domain-containing protein, giving the protein MVIIKSQMRYLIFLLITVTQVYSQLAMQSQAPDFSLKDINGNIFSTEKRFTGKFTIVLFWATWGHDSIEMIDTVEELYNRYHTQVLDAVGVCVEQQAISDSLKQRIVETISKKKISFPIVFDEQLKTFRQYGVIAVPTTFVIDEQGKIVYHLSGFTIVGREQLFEFVRERFEGKRNLTVQHKFSRQPDKHALRLYNMAGMKFNRGELDTAKKYAQEAASIDTGFAEPLILLTEVALEESNIEIADKNISIALKIIPGSIEALSLSGLIAAKQGDTTQALDILKKVLQQSDTIAIAHCYLGYLFGMMGRLSVSEEEMNRAAELSPYDYRIPMLRAELLEKVGKSDEAKVLKKKAKQIRRKR; this is encoded by the coding sequence ATGGTAATTATTAAAAGTCAAATGAGATATTTAATATTTCTTTTAATCACCGTAACACAGGTCTATTCCCAATTAGCGATGCAATCGCAAGCTCCGGATTTCAGTCTGAAGGATATAAACGGGAACATTTTTTCAACCGAGAAACGGTTTACCGGAAAATTTACGATCGTTTTATTCTGGGCTACATGGGGTCACGACTCAATTGAAATGATTGATACGGTAGAAGAATTATATAATCGCTATCATACGCAAGTGTTGGATGCTGTTGGAGTATGTGTAGAGCAACAAGCAATTTCCGACTCGTTGAAGCAACGGATTGTCGAAACAATAAGCAAGAAGAAAATATCATTTCCAATTGTTTTCGATGAACAGCTTAAAACATTTCGCCAATATGGTGTTATTGCAGTCCCAACTACATTTGTTATAGATGAACAAGGAAAGATTGTTTATCATCTTTCTGGTTTCACTATCGTGGGTAGGGAACAATTGTTCGAGTTTGTCCGTGAGCGATTTGAAGGGAAACGCAATCTGACTGTACAACACAAGTTTTCTCGTCAACCCGACAAACATGCGCTACGTCTTTATAATATGGCAGGTATGAAGTTCAATCGCGGAGAACTTGATACTGCGAAAAAATATGCGCAAGAAGCAGCTTCTATTGACACTGGTTTTGCAGAACCACTGATTCTCTTGACCGAAGTTGCGCTTGAGGAATCGAACATCGAAATAGCAGATAAAAATATTTCAATTGCTCTTAAAATTATTCCGGGTTCAATTGAAGCACTCAGTTTATCGGGATTGATTGCGGCGAAACAGGGAGATACCACGCAAGCATTGGATATTCTAAAAAAAGTGTTGCAACAATCCGATACCATTGCGATTGCGCATTGTTATTTGGGATATTTGTTTGGAATGATGGGTAGACTCAGCGTTTCAGAAGAGGAGATGAACCGAGCCGCAGAACTTTCACCATATGATTACAGAATTCCTATGCTTCGGGCAGAATTATTAGAGAAAGTCGGTAAAAGTGACGAAGCAAAAGTTTTAAAAAAGAAAGCAAAACAAATTCGCCGAAAGAGATAA
- a CDS encoding 6-bladed beta-propeller, with amino-acid sequence MLKICRVIILSLSTIFLMEQAVPQSSSAELVWPQLPQKTRVKHLRTISNLDEVASEKGFFSRVLSFLFGGMETRHGFVQPVGITVSPSGVIYISDPGAKCIHILNLDDKEYSVITETKIGRFQSPVGLAFASNGYLYISDSERKEILVLDDDLSLQFVIRNNFVRPTGIQIINGKLYIVDTGQNKIFVFDLSGNYISEFGKRGSGDGEFNYPVQLCAGNSMYIVDALNFRIQMCDASGKFMGQFGGVGNSGGSFANPKSIALDSEGHVYVTDALMDNFQIFDNNGVLLLVVGSKGSGDGEFMNPSGIAIDKNDTIYIVDSLNKRLQIFRYMK; translated from the coding sequence ATGTTAAAAATTTGTCGGGTCATAATATTATCGCTTAGCACTATTTTTTTGATGGAACAAGCAGTGCCTCAAAGTTCTTCCGCGGAACTTGTTTGGCCACAATTACCACAAAAAACGAGAGTAAAACATCTCCGCACAATTTCAAATTTAGATGAGGTAGCATCAGAGAAGGGATTTTTTTCTCGTGTGCTGAGTTTTTTGTTCGGCGGGATGGAAACCAGGCACGGATTTGTTCAACCGGTCGGAATTACGGTTTCCCCATCGGGCGTTATCTATATATCCGATCCGGGTGCAAAATGTATTCACATTTTAAATCTGGATGATAAAGAATATTCAGTCATCACAGAAACAAAGATTGGCCGGTTTCAATCACCCGTAGGTTTGGCTTTTGCATCGAATGGTTATTTATATATCTCCGATTCGGAACGGAAAGAAATTTTAGTTTTAGACGATGACCTCTCACTGCAATTCGTAATCCGGAATAATTTTGTAAGACCCACAGGTATTCAGATCATCAATGGGAAGTTATATATTGTTGATACGGGGCAGAATAAAATTTTCGTTTTCGATCTGAGCGGAAATTACATATCAGAATTCGGGAAACGCGGCAGTGGAGATGGAGAATTTAATTATCCGGTCCAGTTATGCGCTGGCAACTCAATGTATATTGTGGATGCGCTGAATTTTCGGATTCAAATGTGTGATGCGTCCGGCAAGTTCATGGGACAATTCGGGGGGGTAGGAAACAGCGGGGGCAGTTTTGCAAACCCCAAGTCGATTGCGCTCGATTCTGAAGGTCATGTTTATGTAACGGATGCGTTGATGGATAATTTTCAAATTTTTGATAATAATGGAGTGTTATTATTAGTTGTTGGAAGCAAAGGTTCAGGTGATGGTGAGTTTATGAATCCGAGCGGTATAGCTATAGACAAAAATGATACAATTTATATTGTCGATTCACTTAATAAACGATTGCAGATATTCAGGTATATGAAGTGA
- a CDS encoding T9SS type A sorting domain-containing protein translates to MKITKIILSLAAFIILISQSAFAQNYSGVNSCKSCHSNAGAGRIQYTQWAQTLHSIGYDSLPSVKNQIDCAPCHLTGWDTTKANKGADDYITNNLDGTFTVANTTEFAKKINVQCENCHGPVQIGSTAPANHPATGPIKGSLQNPNAELCGGCHKRDQQPTYPEWQISKHAFSDTNASPFLTNMFRSDSSCSGCHTYQGFMEFIKDTINLVPHVTSPPGNAAVPLSCVACHDPHSKAIDKQLRIAKDQLCQKCHNPEYDPANPTPGNEVHNTASYMFEAKGGYEYAGYNYQSSPHKDVITDKCITCHMFSAPYNGPSEPAKTGHTFEPSGKSCVGCHSDFDTLATTFDYRGVQTMIDSIANVLSLKLAAASPADSTTDEFKRAKFNYDFVMSDLSRGIHNTQYAQGLLESAIANFTPSNAVKIIDDGIPSKFELAQNYPNPFNPTTKIIVDLPRSGNASLIIYDILGNRIATLMNGTFKPGKYEIAWNGSNDFGSVVPSGVYIYKFEAGSFTQTKKMLFMK, encoded by the coding sequence ATGAAAATTACCAAAATTATTTTGAGTTTAGCGGCGTTCATAATTTTAATTTCACAATCCGCCTTCGCACAAAATTATTCGGGTGTTAACTCCTGTAAATCATGTCATAGCAATGCAGGTGCCGGCAGAATACAGTACACTCAATGGGCGCAAACTTTACATTCGATAGGGTACGATTCGCTACCATCCGTCAAGAACCAAATCGATTGCGCGCCATGCCATCTAACCGGTTGGGATACGACAAAAGCGAATAAAGGCGCCGATGATTATATCACTAACAATCTGGATGGAACGTTTACAGTAGCCAATACAACTGAGTTCGCGAAGAAAATAAATGTACAATGCGAAAATTGTCATGGACCCGTACAAATCGGCTCCACAGCACCGGCTAATCATCCTGCTACCGGACCAATAAAAGGTTCACTCCAAAATCCAAATGCTGAACTCTGCGGTGGTTGCCATAAACGTGATCAGCAACCAACATATCCCGAGTGGCAGATTTCGAAGCATGCTTTTTCTGATACGAATGCCTCACCTTTTCTAACCAACATGTTTCGTAGCGATTCAAGTTGTTCCGGTTGTCATACCTACCAGGGATTTATGGAATTTATAAAGGATACCATAAATTTAGTGCCTCATGTGACAAGTCCTCCGGGTAATGCCGCAGTACCTCTTTCGTGCGTCGCATGTCATGATCCGCATTCAAAAGCGATCGATAAACAGTTGAGAATTGCTAAAGATCAGTTATGTCAGAAATGTCATAATCCCGAGTACGACCCGGCAAATCCAACACCGGGGAATGAAGTTCATAACACTGCTTCGTATATGTTCGAAGCAAAAGGCGGCTACGAGTATGCGGGATATAATTATCAGAGCTCTCCACATAAGGACGTAATCACCGACAAATGTATAACATGCCATATGTTTTCAGCACCGTATAACGGTCCGTCAGAACCGGCTAAAACTGGTCATACTTTTGAACCAAGCGGAAAATCATGCGTCGGCTGCCATAGCGATTTTGATACATTAGCGACAACATTCGATTATCGCGGAGTTCAAACGATGATCGACAGCATTGCAAATGTACTATCGCTTAAGCTCGCCGCAGCTTCACCGGCTGATTCCACGACAGATGAGTTTAAACGGGCGAAATTTAATTATGATTTCGTTATGAGCGATCTCAGTCGCGGTATACACAACACTCAGTACGCTCAAGGTTTACTCGAATCGGCAATAGCCAACTTTACGCCTTCAAACGCTGTCAAGATTATTGATGACGGTATCCCCTCGAAATTCGAATTAGCGCAAAATTATCCGAATCCGTTTAATCCGACAACTAAAATAATTGTCGATCTGCCCAGAAGCGGCAATGCGAGTTTGATTATTTATGATATTCTTGGAAACCGTATTGCAACATTGATGAACGGAACATTTAAACCGGGGAAATATGAAATCGCGTGGAATGGTAGCAATGATTTCGGTTCGGTGGTACCATCCGGCGTGTACATATACAAATTTGAGGCAGGTTCATTCACGCAGACGAAGAAAATGTTATTCATGAAATAA
- the ccsA gene encoding cytochrome c biogenesis protein CcsA, whose translation MSELVWLKYEVIIHWVAVVCYIVSTFLFAYSLVFKNDNYIKKALAVAAIGLIPHSVALLLRWIEQGHGPYMTRYEVLSSDAWITVVLFLAFSLKWKKIQPAGLFVIPVVFFMVTVALFTNPQMVNLPPSLRSFWLVLHVGFAKLAAGSIIISLGAAVLYLLKEKNESKPRYQKFPALEILDDYSYKFAGFGFIFWTINIIAGSIWADVSWGRYWGWDPIETWSLITWLMYGIFAHLRVFWKLRGKKSAMFLVTCFAMSIFTIFILPFVAKSLHSEYFVP comes from the coding sequence ATGTCGGAACTCGTATGGTTGAAGTATGAAGTGATCATACATTGGGTGGCTGTAGTTTGCTACATCGTATCGACATTTCTATTTGCATACAGTTTAGTTTTTAAAAATGATAACTACATAAAAAAAGCTTTGGCAGTTGCTGCAATCGGGTTGATTCCGCATTCCGTTGCACTTCTTTTAAGATGGATAGAGCAGGGACACGGTCCATACATGACACGGTATGAAGTGCTATCCTCCGATGCATGGATTACAGTAGTATTGTTTTTAGCATTTAGTTTGAAGTGGAAAAAAATTCAACCAGCAGGATTATTCGTGATTCCGGTTGTTTTCTTTATGGTTACTGTGGCATTGTTCACGAATCCTCAGATGGTGAACTTGCCCCCATCTTTGCGGAGCTTTTGGTTAGTTCTCCATGTTGGTTTTGCGAAACTCGCCGCGGGTTCGATCATTATTTCTTTAGGCGCTGCGGTTCTCTATCTGCTAAAAGAAAAAAATGAATCGAAACCTAGATACCAGAAATTCCCAGCACTGGAAATCCTCGACGATTACAGTTACAAGTTTGCCGGTTTCGGATTTATATTTTGGACGATAAATATAATTGCCGGGTCGATTTGGGCTGATGTAAGCTGGGGACGATACTGGGGCTGGGACCCGATTGAAACCTGGTCGTTAATTACCTGGTTGATGTATGGTATCTTTGCTCACTTACGTGTTTTCTGGAAATTGCGCGGAAAAAAATCGGCAATGTTCCTCGTCACATGTTTCGCGATGTCGATCTTCACAATTTTTATTTTACCGTTCGTGGCTAAATCGTTACACTCTGAATATTTTGTCCCTTAA
- a CDS encoding cytochrome c biogenesis protein ResB produces MIHKKFQHIILSRSTALLLISSIGILSLIGLIIPQISATSPEQYNQWKEANGTLANVAESLNLNGVFTSEIFFVVISVLLVVVVYSLFNLYLSVKRSDGMQNSVVTDRNFKNYFAFLISEKKSLDIILEKIQKKGFVLSYKSDNLYSMRKNPISRWGTTVFHLGLTLIIITGLGTYLFQNRGFVQLLERDTFFGVKADFLNTENGMLAKEFTLPINVSLQNFSPEYYSNGDIKSLKSSVLIGRDNESPIPAKLSINEPYEIDGVKIYQSTSFGYTIGLNLEIDGQTIPAYFSLDHPGKLGKPYFGTSDFPTTDYILTMKLIPDPAIQSFELKNPELYMEIFKQGEKKFSGNIKPGESIKLENSNLTFSDIRFWSGLIVTKNPFVPYAFIGFGLILIGLVMVYVFPTSTILISVDQVGKNWKLAFGGVARREKAIFDYEFNELIESLYIEEGVLNVGTRMVEV; encoded by the coding sequence ATGATCCATAAAAAATTTCAACATATTATTCTATCTCGTTCAACCGCTCTGTTGTTGATATCTTCCATTGGCATTTTGAGTTTAATCGGATTGATTATTCCGCAAATTTCAGCCACGTCACCAGAGCAGTACAACCAATGGAAAGAAGCAAACGGAACTCTTGCCAATGTAGCTGAATCTCTGAATCTTAATGGGGTGTTCACTTCTGAAATATTTTTCGTGGTGATATCCGTGTTACTTGTTGTTGTTGTCTATTCGTTGTTTAATCTTTATTTGTCAGTTAAGCGATCAGATGGAATGCAGAATTCCGTTGTTACCGATAGGAATTTTAAAAATTACTTTGCCTTTCTAATTTCTGAGAAAAAGTCATTAGATATAATTTTAGAGAAAATTCAAAAGAAGGGATTTGTGTTGTCCTATAAATCCGATAATTTGTATTCAATGCGAAAGAACCCCATCAGCAGATGGGGAACAACTGTTTTTCATTTAGGTTTAACACTCATAATTATTACCGGTTTGGGCACATATCTTTTTCAGAACAGGGGATTTGTCCAGCTGCTTGAGAGAGATACATTCTTCGGTGTGAAAGCAGATTTCTTAAACACAGAAAACGGTATGCTGGCGAAAGAGTTCACGCTGCCAATAAATGTCTCGCTTCAAAATTTCTCACCCGAATATTATTCCAACGGTGATATAAAATCTTTAAAAAGCTCCGTATTAATCGGCAGAGATAACGAGTCGCCGATTCCCGCCAAACTTTCTATCAATGAACCTTACGAAATTGATGGCGTAAAAATTTATCAGTCAACTTCTTTTGGTTACACAATTGGATTGAATCTTGAAATTGATGGTCAAACAATTCCTGCTTATTTTTCGCTTGACCACCCCGGTAAATTAGGCAAACCATACTTTGGAACGTCCGATTTCCCGACAACAGATTACATTCTGACCATGAAATTGATTCCCGATCCCGCGATTCAATCTTTTGAACTAAAGAATCCTGAACTTTATATGGAAATATTCAAACAAGGTGAAAAGAAATTTTCGGGCAACATTAAACCGGGTGAATCGATTAAACTTGAAAATTCAAATCTGACATTTTCTGACATCCGATTCTGGAGCGGATTGATAGTAACGAAAAATCCTTTTGTCCCTTATGCCTTCATCGGTTTCGGATTAATTTTAATCGGCTTGGTGATGGTTTATGTATTCCCGACGAGTACGATTTTAATTTCTGTTGATCAAGTGGGAAAGAATTGGAAGCTTGCGTTCGGAGGAGTTGCAAGAAGAGAGAAAGCGATTTTTGATTACGAGTTCAATGAATTAATTGAATCACTTTATATCGAGGAAGGAGTACTGAATGTCGGAACTCGTATGGTTGAAGTATGA
- a CDS encoding cobalamin B12-binding domain-containing protein, with amino-acid sequence MKKKIKNIILATPPYHSGVLESAGLWPPLGLVYIAGELRKHGYNVEIYDSMSLQHSLEEIREYLRGKEYDMLGVSSITASIVAATEVLKISREEKPSALTVLGNVHPSFQYDELFSLFPQFIDFIVRGEGEITMPALLNCLNGDNDLGKVSGIVYKDENKIIATRPQAFVTDLNSLDPAWDLLDYSLYTFYVLPKSRMATINSSRGCPHDCIFCSQQKFWEKSYRELTAEKFVDELKLLNSKFGVNVAMVSDEYPTKNGERWEEILDRLIHENMDMSLLMETRVEDILRDEKILWKYRKANILHVYVGVEATNQASLDVFKKDIKCEQSQETLRLIAANGMISECSFVLGMPDETQESIATTLELAKHYNPDFGHFLAITPWPYSDLYKDLKPYIEEWDYSKYNLITPIVKPKTMTLDEINNAIVNCYKQFYMWKVPQFSADTNVFRRDYLLLATRLMMKNSFLKKYMQGDHHSTKHHQSSIGINFPVVA; translated from the coding sequence ATGAAAAAGAAAATTAAAAATATAATACTCGCAACACCGCCGTATCATTCGGGAGTTCTGGAGTCTGCCGGACTCTGGCCCCCCCTTGGACTCGTATATATCGCGGGTGAATTAAGAAAGCATGGCTACAATGTGGAGATATACGACAGCATGTCGCTTCAGCATTCGCTCGAAGAGATTCGGGAATATCTTCGCGGTAAAGAATACGACATGCTCGGTGTTTCTTCTATCACTGCAAGTATCGTTGCTGCAACGGAAGTTTTAAAAATTTCAAGAGAAGAAAAACCTTCGGCTCTTACCGTGCTCGGGAATGTTCATCCATCGTTTCAGTACGATGAATTATTCTCGCTTTTTCCGCAGTTCATAGACTTCATTGTGAGAGGAGAGGGTGAAATAACCATGCCCGCGCTTTTAAATTGTCTCAATGGGGACAATGATCTTGGTAAGGTTTCGGGGATTGTTTATAAAGATGAAAACAAAATTATTGCAACACGTCCGCAGGCGTTTGTAACCGATTTAAACTCGCTTGATCCGGCTTGGGATTTGCTCGATTACAGTTTGTATACATTTTACGTTCTACCCAAATCGAGGATGGCAACGATTAATTCATCACGCGGCTGTCCGCACGATTGTATTTTCTGCTCACAGCAAAAATTCTGGGAGAAGAGTTATCGCGAATTGACTGCGGAAAAATTTGTTGATGAGCTTAAGTTGCTCAACAGTAAATTCGGCGTGAATGTGGCGATGGTATCGGATGAATATCCAACAAAAAACGGTGAGCGTTGGGAAGAGATTTTGGATAGATTGATTCATGAAAATATGGATATGTCTCTTTTGATGGAAACTCGGGTTGAAGATATCCTTCGCGATGAAAAGATTTTATGGAAATACCGCAAAGCAAACATATTACACGTTTATGTCGGAGTTGAAGCTACCAACCAGGCATCTCTTGATGTTTTTAAGAAAGATATCAAGTGCGAACAATCTCAAGAGACGCTCAGATTGATAGCTGCCAACGGAATGATATCGGAATGCTCATTCGTTCTTGGGATGCCGGATGAAACGCAGGAATCAATAGCCACTACATTAGAGCTTGCTAAACACTACAATCCCGATTTCGGACATTTTCTTGCAATCACACCTTGGCCCTACTCTGATTTATATAAAGATTTAAAACCTTATATCGAAGAATGGGATTATTCAAAATATAATCTCATAACTCCGATTGTAAAACCAAAAACGATGACACTCGATGAGATTAATAACGCTATCGTAAATTGTTATAAACAATTTTATATGTGGAAGGTACCCCAATTTTCAGCCGATACGAATGTATTTAGAAGAGATTATTTGTTGCTTGCCACCAGACTGATGATGAAAAATTCTTTCCTGAAAAAGTATATGCAAGGGGATCACCATTCAACGAAACATCATCAAAGTTCAATCGGAATTAATTTCCCGGTTGTTGCATGA
- a CDS encoding T9SS type A sorting domain-containing protein, producing the protein MSRLSLNVLILLLILAMGSLCYGQIQTVRINVKGVSPDLKAAGRFNTLSSGLPNVGKGQKVWLEALALYTSGTNPINSWIDTIITEDWTLTNPPGGFATIVHTDTTTYFIPDTTGEYKVDLTVTTSHGTGATTVYINSAYWVGVGNITGPATDPASCGFGCHDSKMADWEKTGHAGIFAYNVDSSDHYSGNCVYCHTVGYDALGTAVNGGWDDVATGLGFAIPSPQHPGVWDSIKTNFPTLANVSNIQCENCHGPGSLHMGDKSNNKIAVSYSADVCGQCHGRKFGHIKNYEWGSTAHAKAKGEPGEEEHMNSANCAQCHTAQGFVTENLGHNVTGAPYPDVQSVTCTACHDPHSDANFAQLRVASLDDACDGCHKTRISGRGLHYSLQGPMIAGVNGTPFTLGTSGIGTWGGLQFPGYQYRNSSHSSISGTCVECHMATIAGADTLLLPGIPFSQYRGKLGGHTFRVAFDNDTPDDATDDILNPVGCKECHGTVSLEFVEQSQDKIKALLEELRVLLPHATTGDTTQPLTHTSSLLSTVQKAAAYNYFFVVNDGSYGVHNYEYASALLRSSIEMVKLGAGAASIASITDIPNDQGKQVQIVWNKFPAENYPDPVTNYLVLRQDSAGVALGKTIVTASSYRDMLQKVGGGNAVLLSGSVWTKVGEFKALKQTIYSLVVPTLYDSTASGLVTTMFEVVGYTATNVVYTSSTMSGYSIDNLAPFAPAIAAQSGSSVVRLDMSVPTDTDFKYFAVYRGTTPDFIPSGTPLGTTADVQYTDAAVTVGATYYYKVSAFDFSGNESNYSNEVSIMVTSVGDELGVPTEFALRQNHPNPFNPTTQIRYELPQAEHVKISVYNALGMLVTTLFDGEQSAGYQSVTWNGKDDAGMSVASGIYLYKMEAGTTSFTRKMILMK; encoded by the coding sequence ATGTCACGTTTGTCATTAAATGTTCTAATACTTCTTCTTATTCTTGCCATGGGGAGTCTGTGTTACGGACAGATCCAGACTGTAAGAATAAATGTAAAAGGAGTTTCACCCGATCTAAAAGCCGCAGGGAGGTTTAACACTTTATCAAGTGGTTTACCAAATGTTGGCAAGGGACAAAAAGTTTGGTTGGAAGCATTAGCATTATATACTTCCGGAACCAATCCTATTAATAGTTGGATTGATACAATAATTACTGAAGATTGGACATTGACAAATCCACCCGGTGGATTTGCAACAATCGTTCATACAGATACAACAACATATTTTATCCCGGATACAACCGGAGAATATAAAGTAGATCTTACCGTAACTACAAGTCATGGTACTGGTGCAACAACCGTTTACATCAACTCAGCTTATTGGGTTGGTGTAGGAAATATTACAGGACCCGCAACAGATCCTGCATCTTGTGGATTCGGATGCCATGATTCTAAAATGGCCGATTGGGAAAAAACCGGACACGCAGGTATATTCGCATATAATGTAGATAGCAGTGACCATTATTCAGGGAACTGTGTTTATTGTCATACGGTTGGTTACGATGCGCTCGGAACTGCCGTCAATGGTGGATGGGATGATGTTGCAACAGGATTAGGTTTTGCAATTCCAAGTCCGCAACATCCGGGTGTTTGGGATTCTATTAAAACAAATTTCCCAACACTTGCAAACGTTTCAAATATACAGTGCGAGAATTGTCATGGTCCGGGCAGTTTGCACATGGGCGATAAATCGAACAATAAAATTGCAGTCAGTTACTCTGCAGATGTTTGCGGTCAATGCCATGGTCGAAAATTCGGACACATCAAAAATTATGAGTGGGGCAGTACTGCCCATGCAAAAGCGAAAGGTGAACCCGGTGAGGAGGAACACATGAACAGCGCAAATTGCGCCCAATGCCATACTGCTCAGGGTTTTGTTACTGAAAACTTAGGTCATAATGTTACAGGTGCGCCGTACCCAGATGTACAATCGGTTACATGTACAGCTTGCCATGATCCTCATAGCGATGCAAATTTTGCACAGTTGAGAGTTGCTTCTCTTGACGATGCTTGCGATGGATGTCATAAGACTCGAATCAGTGGGCGCGGTTTACATTATTCACTACAGGGTCCAATGATTGCTGGTGTTAATGGTACACCGTTTACTTTAGGAACGAGCGGAATTGGTACGTGGGGCGGATTGCAATTCCCAGGTTATCAATATCGTAATTCATCCCACTCAAGCATTTCGGGTACATGCGTAGAGTGTCATATGGCAACAATTGCCGGAGCGGATACACTTCTATTGCCCGGTATTCCATTCAGTCAGTATAGAGGCAAGCTTGGTGGCCATACCTTTAGGGTTGCATTTGATAATGATACACCCGATGATGCTACTGATGATATACTCAATCCGGTTGGATGTAAAGAATGTCACGGTACTGTCTCGTTAGAATTTGTTGAACAAAGCCAAGATAAGATAAAGGCATTACTGGAAGAGTTAAGAGTATTATTACCGCACGCAACAACAGGTGATACTACTCAACCGCTAACTCATACATCATCGCTTTTATCGACTGTGCAGAAAGCTGCGGCATACAACTACTTCTTCGTTGTCAACGATGGTAGCTATGGTGTTCATAATTATGAGTATGCCTCGGCATTGTTACGTTCTTCAATCGAAATGGTAAAGCTGGGAGCCGGAGCTGCCTCAATAGCTTCGATTACCGATATACCAAACGATCAGGGCAAACAAGTTCAAATAGTCTGGAATAAATTCCCGGCAGAAAATTATCCGGATCCTGTTACGAACTATTTAGTTCTCAGACAAGATTCAGCCGGAGTAGCACTTGGTAAAACCATAGTTACAGCATCCTCTTACAGAGATATGTTGCAAAAAGTTGGCGGTGGTAATGCGGTTTTATTGAGCGGCAGTGTTTGGACAAAAGTGGGTGAGTTCAAAGCACTCAAACAAACAATATATTCACTTGTTGTACCAACGCTATATGATTCAACGGCATCGGGATTGGTGACTACCATGTTCGAGGTCGTTGGTTATACAGCAACAAACGTGGTCTATACTTCTTCGACGATGAGCGGTTACTCTATAGATAATCTTGCTCCGTTTGCTCCGGCAATTGCGGCACAGAGCGGCAGCAGTGTTGTTCGTTTAGATATGAGTGTTCCGACTGATACCGATTTCAAATATTTTGCGGTGTATAGAGGCACTACACCAGACTTTATTCCAAGCGGTACACCATTAGGTACAACTGCCGATGTTCAGTATACCGATGCCGCGGTGACGGTGGGTGCGACCTACTATTACAAAGTATCAGCTTTCGATTTCTCAGGTAACGAAAGTAATTATTCCAATGAAGTTTCAATAATGGTAACCAGTGTTGGTGATGAACTCGGAGTACCGACGGAATTTGCGTTACGGCAAAACCATCCGAACCCGTTCAATCCAACAACTCAAATCCGTTATGAACTGCCGCAGGCAGAGCATGTCAAGATTTCAGTTTATAATGCACTTGGTATGCTGGTAACGACGCTCTTCGATGGCGAACAAAGCGCCGGTTATCAATCAGTTACATGGAACGGAAAAGACGATGCAGGTATGAGTGTTGCAAGCGGTATCTATCTCTACAAGATGGAAGCCGGTACAACATCGTTTACCCGTAAGATGATACTGATGAAGTAA
- a CDS encoding cytochrome c3 family protein, which translates to MKYLLNIITLILVVAVVGSAQIRNSKHDLSFGSTTTGPKTTSSTYTEVCVFCHTPHSTQSSSLLWNRTASTASYAVYSSPTMEQTVPQPGAVSKNCLSCHDGTITLASVVNNPGSGAGTAPVFTAPGKIDTTGYTGLGTNLTNDHPIGFVYNTSRLTDADLRTETVAGTKVSVDATSPTRSLTLYGTTAASATLECGSCHDPHGVTGVSTFLRVSNSNSELCFTCHVK; encoded by the coding sequence ATGAAATACTTACTAAACATCATAACACTGATTTTGGTTGTTGCAGTTGTTGGATCTGCACAGATCAGAAACAGTAAACACGATTTATCATTCGGTTCAACCACAACCGGTCCGAAAACCACGTCTAGCACTTATACCGAGGTTTGCGTTTTTTGCCATACTCCACACTCTACACAGAGTTCAAGCTTGCTCTGGAATCGGACTGCCTCTACTGCATCATATGCGGTTTATTCCAGTCCGACTATGGAGCAAACCGTTCCGCAACCGGGTGCAGTATCGAAAAATTGTTTAAGCTGCCACGATGGTACTATAACATTGGCAAGCGTTGTGAATAATCCAGGTAGCGGTGCCGGAACAGCTCCGGTTTTTACAGCTCCAGGTAAAATTGATACAACAGGGTACACGGGGCTTGGAACAAACCTAACCAATGATCACCCGATTGGTTTTGTTTACAATACAAGTCGATTAACAGATGCTGATTTAAGAACGGAAACAGTTGCGGGTACAAAAGTATCTGTCGATGCAACATCACCGACGAGATCGTTAACTCTTTACGGTACAACCGCAGCGTCAGCAACACTCGAATGCGGTAGTTGTCATGATCCGCATGGTGTTACCGGTGTGTCCACATTTTTAAGGGTATCGAATTCCAACAGCGAACTCTGTTTTACATGCCACGTAAAGTAA